A stretch of Chelmon rostratus isolate fCheRos1 chromosome 18, fCheRos1.pri, whole genome shotgun sequence DNA encodes these proteins:
- the dnajc5ga gene encoding dnaJ (Hsp40) homolog, subfamily C, member 5 gamma a isoform X2 encodes MAEPNPSRPQRKMSTAGESVYKVLGLEKGASPEDIKKAYRKLALKYHPDKNPDNPEAAEKFKEINNANSILNDETKRKIYDEYGSMGLYVSEQFGEESVKYYFLMSKWWFKGLVLCCTLFTCCCCCCCCCFCCGKCKPPDDDENYQYVNPEDLEAQIKAEQDGGK; translated from the exons ATGGCTGAACCGAACCCCTCCCGTCCCCAAAGGAAGATGTCCACCGCTGGGGAGAGTGTGTACAAGGTGCTAGGCCTGGAGAAAGGAGCATCACCTGAGGACATCAAGAAAGCGTACAG GAAGCTAGCATTGAAGTACCACCCAGATAAGAACCCAGACAACCCGGAGGCAGCGGAGAAGTTTAAGGAGATCAACAACGCCAACTCCATTTTAAATGATGAGACCAAGAGGAAGATCTATGACGAGTATGGCTCCATGGGCCTTTACGTGTCCGAACAGTTCGGAGAAGAGAGCGTCAAATATTACTTCCTCATGTCCAAATGGTGGTTTAAG GGTCTGGTCCTGTGCTGTACgttgttcacctgctgctgctgttgctgctgctgctgtttctgctgcgGGAAATGTAAACCACCAGACGATGATGAAAACTACCAGTACGTCAACCCTGAAGACCTGGAGGCCCAAATCAAAGCAGAGCAGGACGGAG GAAAGTGA
- the dnajc5ga gene encoding dnaJ (Hsp40) homolog, subfamily C, member 5 gamma a isoform X1, whose product MAEPNPSRPQRKMSTAGESVYKVLGLEKGASPEDIKKAYRKLALKYHPDKNPDNPEAAEKFKEINNANSILNDETKRKIYDEYGSMGLYVSEQFGEESVKYYFLMSKWWFKGLVLCCTLFTCCCCCCCCCFCCGKCKPPDDDENYQYVNPEDLEAQIKAEQDGGYTVIIGQPTSNVGPESPEGQSQPIPLPMPMPMPPAEPQSPSSPAGEENPGETLPESK is encoded by the exons ATGGCTGAACCGAACCCCTCCCGTCCCCAAAGGAAGATGTCCACCGCTGGGGAGAGTGTGTACAAGGTGCTAGGCCTGGAGAAAGGAGCATCACCTGAGGACATCAAGAAAGCGTACAG GAAGCTAGCATTGAAGTACCACCCAGATAAGAACCCAGACAACCCGGAGGCAGCGGAGAAGTTTAAGGAGATCAACAACGCCAACTCCATTTTAAATGATGAGACCAAGAGGAAGATCTATGACGAGTATGGCTCCATGGGCCTTTACGTGTCCGAACAGTTCGGAGAAGAGAGCGTCAAATATTACTTCCTCATGTCCAAATGGTGGTTTAAG GGTCTGGTCCTGTGCTGTACgttgttcacctgctgctgctgttgctgctgctgctgtttctgctgcgGGAAATGTAAACCACCAGACGATGATGAAAACTACCAGTACGTCAACCCTGAAGACCTGGAGGCCCAAATCAAAGCAGAGCAGGACGGAG GTTACACAGTTATCATAGGCCAGCCCACATCTAATGTGGGTCCAGAAAGCCCAGAAGGCCAGAGTCAGCCCATCCCCCTGCCGATGCCGATGCCGATGCCTCCAGCTGAGCCCCAGTCGCCGAGCAGTCCAGCAGGGGAAGAAAACCCCGGAGAGACCTTACCAGAGTCGAAATGA
- the trim54 gene encoding tripartite motif-containing protein 54, giving the protein MSFTLGFKPPSAGSSGPGAGRGAAMENLEKQLICPVCLEMFSKPVVILPCQHNLCRKCANDIFQSANPLWQSRGSSSVAVSGSRFRCPSCRHEVVLDRHGVFGLQRNLLVENIIDLYRRQESSRLVDVKPEQQQQRLMCEEHEEEKINIYCLSCQTPTCSMCKVFGKHKECDVAPLSSVYMTQKAELSDGIAILVASNDHIQAVISQLEEVCSITEENGRRQREQLANHVDALVAILEERKRELVGLITKQQDEKLKRVRALIRRHGDDLEAAVTLVESAIQTMEEQHMPLFIQSANVLLEKMAAAARASNTQRPQLAYERMSHLVLDTDELAVMLMNMDFCCGEGDDGEEDPEEGEESDFCSRF; this is encoded by the exons ATGAGCTTCACGCTGGGCTTCAAGCCTCCATCAGCAGGCAGTTCTGGGCCCGGCGCCGGCCGAGGAGCCGCCATGGAGAACCTGGAGAAGCAGCTGATCTGCCCGGTGTGCCTGGAGATGTTCTCCAAACCCGTGGTCATCCTGCCCTGCCAGCACAACCTGTGCCGCAAGTGTGCCAACGACATCTTCCAG TCAGCTAACCCCCTGTGGCAGTCCCGCGGCTCCTCCAGCGTGGCGGTCAGTGGCAGTCGGTTTCGCTGTCCGTCGTGCCGCCATGAGGTGGTCCTGGACCGCCATGGAGTCTTTGGTCTGCAGAGGAACCTGCTGGTGGAGAACATTATAGACCTCTACAGACGACAGGAGTCCTCCAG GCTTGTGGACGTgaagccagagcagcagcagcagcggctgaTGTGTGAAGAACACGAAGAGGAGAAGATCAACATCTACTGCCTGTCCTGTCAGACGCCGACCTGCTCCATGTGCAAAGTGTTCGGAAAACACAAAGAGTGCGACGTCGCGCCGCTCAGCAGCGTCTATATGACACAGAAG GCTGAGCTGAGCGACGGCATCGCCATCCTGGTCGCCAGTAACGACCACATCCAGGCGGTCATCTCTCAGTTGGAGGAAGTCTGCAGCATTACagag GAGAACGGGAGGCGACAGCGAGAGCAGCTGGCCAACCACGTTGACGCCCTGGTGGCCATCTTGGAGGAGCGGAAGCGGGAGCTGGTGGGGCTGATCACCAAACAGCAGGACGAGAAACTCAAACGCGTCCGAGCTCTCATTCGTCGGCACGGCGACGACCTGGAGGCCGCCGTGACGCTGGTGGAGTCGGCCATTCAGACGATGGAGGAGCAGCACATGCCGCTGTTTATACAG AGCGCCAACGTCTTACTGGAGAA aatGGCGGCCGCAGCCAGGGCCTCGAACACGCAGCGTCCACAGCTCGCTTATGAGAGGATGAGTCACTTGGTCCTCGACACGGACGAGCTCGCCGTCATGCTGATGAACATGGACTTCTGCTGCG gtgAGGGAGATGATGGAGAAGAAGATCCTGAGGAAGGTGAAGAGTCAGACTTCTGCTCCAGATTCTGA
- the uts1 gene encoding urotensin 1 codes for MKPVPLLLLLCSVLLSSHLRPAAGRPRIPPGWLDGSGRLQTQQLNEVLLRAAAAGDSTASDLLGDNILRFLQSRNPDPLRLLPPEEESQEEEEEAVRTAAQLLKRSEEPPLSIDLTFHLLRNMIQMAKMESQREQAQLNRKVLDEVGK; via the coding sequence ATGAAGCCAGTCcccctgctcctgctcctctgctcgGTCCTCCTCTCATCGCACCTCCGCCCCGCCGCCGGCAGACCGCGCATCCCTCCCGGCTGGCTGGATGGCAGCGGCCGCCTCCAGACGCAGCAACTGAACGAGGTGCTTCTGAGAGCGGCCGCCGCCGGGGACAGCACCGCCTCGGATCTGCTGGGCGACAACATCCTGAGGTTCCTCCAAAGCAGGAACCCGGACCCCCTGCGGCTGCTCCCACCTGAGGAGgagagccaggaggaggaggaggaggcggtgaGGACGGCGGCGCAGCTGCTGAAGCGGAGCGAAGAGCCGCCGCTGTCCATCGACCTGACCTTCCACCTGCTGAGGAATATGATCCAGATGGCCAAGATGGAGAGCCAGAGGGAGCAGGCTCAGCTCAACCGCAAAGTCCTCGACGAGGTCGGGAAGTAA